Proteins encoded by one window of Clostridium cagae:
- a CDS encoding FHA domain-containing protein: MDFSKISAGIFGIIFIVVLYFIIYYALRIMYKDIKGGGRRRRPTSSRGSFGLEILKPGESSDLKEGSVIPIRNDLTIGRKEENSISLSDQHVSGSHARVFVRNTGLFIEDLNSTNGTYVNGNKIKGKQKLSNKDEIRIGTSTFKVLS, from the coding sequence ATGGATTTTTCAAAAATATCTGCAGGAATATTTGGAATAATTTTCATTGTGGTTTTATATTTTATAATTTATTATGCATTAAGAATAATGTATAAAGACATAAAAGGTGGAGGAAGAAGAAGAAGGCCTACGAGTTCTAGAGGAAGTTTTGGTTTAGAGATATTAAAACCAGGAGAATCTAGTGATTTAAAAGAAGGGTCAGTAATTCCAATAAGAAATGATTTAACCATTGGAAGAAAAGAAGAAAATTCTATTTCTCTTTCAGATCAGCATGTTTCAGGTAGTCATGCAAGAGTATTTGTAAGAAATACTGGATTGTTTATCGAGGATTTAAATAGTACAAATGGAACTTATGTTAACGGAAATAAAATAAAAGGTAAACAAAAGTTATCTAACAAAGATGAAATAAGAATAGGTACTTCTACATTTAAGGTTCTAAGCTAG